TGGCGCCAAGACCCCTCCGCGCCATTTCCTGGACCTCAAGGACCTGACCAAAGCTGACGTGCGCGACATCCTGGCTCGTGCAGCCCACGTCAAGAAGCTCCAAGAAGGCCGCAGGAAGCCACTCCACCCCAACACACCGCTGGCTGGGCGCACGCTGGGCCTGATGATGGCCCAGCCTTCCACACGCACGCGCGTCTCCTTCGAAGTTGGGATGAAGCAGCTTGGGGGTGCCGTCTCCGTTCTGGCGCCCGGCGACATGCAATTAGGGCGCGGGGAGAGCATCGCTGACACAGCGCGCGTCCTGTCACGTTTCCTGGATGTTCTGGTCCTGCGCACCGTCAAGGATGAAGACTTGCGCGAACTGGCCCGCTGGAGCGAAGTGCCCGTCATCAATGGCCTGACACCCGTTTCACACCCCATCCAGATTCTGGCTGACGTCATGACGTTTGAGGAGCACCGCGGTCCCATCGAAGGCAAAACCCTCGCTTGGGTGGGGGATGGCAACAATGTCGCCACGTCCCTCATTGAAATGGCAGCCCTGCTGGGCTTCAAGCTGCGCTTGGCCACGCCAGCTAGCCATGAACCCTCACCAGCAGCCCTGGCCTGGGCGCGCGCCCATGGGGGCGATGTGACCACCACCCACGACCCGCGCGAAGCGGTGAAAGGCGCTGATGCCGTCATCACCGACACATGGGTCAGTATGGGTGATGAAAATCGCGATGAACGCATCAAGGCCCTCTCCCCCTACCAGGTCAACAGTGACCTCATGGCGCTGGCGGCCCCAGGTGCGCTGTTCATGCACTGCTTGCCTGCCCATGCTGGTGAAGAAGTCACGCAAGAGGTCTTCGACAGCCCCGCCAGTGTTGTGTTTGACGAGGCTGAAAACCGCCTCCACAGTCAAAAGGGACTTTTGCTCTGGTGCCTTGAGCAGCAGCCCTGAGGTCAAACGCACCCAGCCTGCGGGCTGCCAGGGCATTTCCTGCCTTCAGCCCAGCTTCAGACAACGCCTGATAAACTTTTCAAGGAAAACACAGCCATGGCCCATCACGACCCTGCCTGCAGCACCCATCATCACGGTGCCCACGCTGATGAAACCATCGACTTGACCGTTGCGGACGGTGTGCTGCCATTCCATTTGGCAGCAGCGCCTGCCCGGGGGCGCGTCGTGCGGCTGGGGCCATTAGCCCAGGCTATTCTGGGGCGCCACAATCTGCCTGCACCTGTCCTGGGCTTGGGGGCGGAGGCCCTGGCGCTGGTGGCCGGCATGGCCAGTACGCTGAAATTCGCTGGTTCCTTTTCCCTACAAGTCAAGGGGGATGGGCCTGTGTCACTGTTGGTGGCTGACTGCACCTCTGAAGGGGGCATGCGCTTCACAGCGCGCATGGATGAAGCGTGGCAGGCCAACCCAACCCCCCTCTCCGATAAAGCCAATGAATTGCTGGGCAAAGGCTACCTGGCCTTCACCATCGACCAGGGCCCCGACACGGAACGCCACCAAGGCATTGTGGAACTGAAAGGCGAAAGCCTGGCTGCCATGGCTGAAGGCTACTT
The sequence above is drawn from the Formicincola oecophyllae genome and encodes:
- the argF gene encoding ornithine carbamoyltransferase; amino-acid sequence: MTKTAPVSRPVHAASAPSQKAATAGAKTPPRHFLDLKDLTKADVRDILARAAHVKKLQEGRRKPLHPNTPLAGRTLGLMMAQPSTRTRVSFEVGMKQLGGAVSVLAPGDMQLGRGESIADTARVLSRFLDVLVLRTVKDEDLRELARWSEVPVINGLTPVSHPIQILADVMTFEEHRGPIEGKTLAWVGDGNNVATSLIEMAALLGFKLRLATPASHEPSPAALAWARAHGGDVTTTHDPREAVKGADAVITDTWVSMGDENRDERIKALSPYQVNSDLMALAAPGALFMHCLPAHAGEEVTQEVFDSPASVVFDEAENRLHSQKGLLLWCLEQQP